The Plasmodium relictum strain SGS1 genome assembly, chromosome: 9 genome window below encodes:
- a CDS encoding prefoldin, putative: MSLYEVLGNAAINEENEGFKNLILKSERFIDDVLHQQLKERQKKRDELLQDIFDMEILIENLNTFINTKNQKEIETLTLLGCDSYVYADILNKNKIFIHIGYEFYLEMTLEDAIVFLKKKINLYEDKLAYWNKQISKIKAHIQILMRAISNLA, translated from the exons atgagTCTGTATGAAGTATTAGGAAATGCTGccataaatgaagaaaatgaaggatttaaaaatttaattttgaaAAGCGAACGCTTTATTGATGATGTATTACATCAACAACTTAAAGAAcgacaaaaaaaaagggatGAACTATTACAGGATATTTTTGATAT GGAAATTCTAATAGAAAATCTTAATACATTTATTAATACGAAAAatcaaaaagaaatagaaacaTTAACATTGTTAGGATGTGATAGTTATGTATATGCTGACAT tttaaataaaaataaaattttcatacaTATAGGATATGAATTTTATTTAGAAATGACTCTTGAAGATGCCATAGTattcctaaaaaaaaaaataaatctttatgaaga tAAATTGGCATATTGGAACAAGCAAATATCCAAAATCAAGGCACATATACAAATt TTGATGAGAGCTATCTCAAATTTGGCTtga
- the PES gene encoding pescadillo homolog, putative, translated as MHIHKLRKKIKKKKEGNYLTKKNIIRKLYLNEDEFRKLCIFKGIYPKDYKEIPLKYRKKFYKHKIFYTRNDYLKLSHEKIIQDFRKIKIFLRKYKKFKIVMEDEARSKNIVSNFPKYKLDHIIKERFPVLSYAVEQLDDSLSAVIAYSLLPSNEKLGIKNNLVKLCEDLKNHFHYYIYKTKKIKKAFISVKGYYLQAEILQKKVTWIVPHIYTPYLSKSIDFRLITTFIEYYVSLLKFVLYKLYKLDNLQYPPEENETLKNEKFKHLAYDPYFISIYEAKKNDLEKKKEKKDNKCSREKQRKIKKKGICDKEKENDNALVVNKKNKVNSKKNDDHKDNDKIVPKSLQNDKKAQSEKENKNENNEILKNNEENENKNTPVKHNINDEDNINELFKNYIFYIHNDMPFYILSIIILSCGGQICWKNLYSPFKYESKKITHEIVEAHESIILNEFKYKRNIIQPQYVFDCLNRRKILPCSDYSIDKNLPVHLSPFIEDDNYKNFVKKEEYTINKMLIKNEGNEEKKDSNENDDDEILNSEDELNDAILENHRNVALNNQIELENEDKDTDAIKKKKDLNIYNIKNLKKQEELQRNKIALSKKKRKLYSRIERAEKKQNSKVEKFLKKAKNKKGKNK; from the coding sequence ATGCATATTcataaattaagaaaaaaaataaaaaaaaaaaaagaaggaaattatttaacgaaaaaaaatataataagaaaattatacCTAAATGAAGATgaatttagaaaattatgTATATTCAAAGGTATTTACCCAAAAGATTATAAAGAGATCCcattaaaatatagaaaaaagttttataaacacaaaatattttatacaagaaatgattatttaaaattatcccatgaaaaaattattcaagaTTTtcgaaaaattaaaatatttttaagaaaatataaaaaattcaaaatagTAATGGAAGATGAAGCAAGAAGTAAAAACATTGTAAGTAATTTTCCAAAATATAAGTTAGATCATATCATAAAAGAAAGATTTCCTGTACTATCTTATGCAGTAGAACAACTAGATGATTCCTTAAGCGCTGTTATAGCTTATTCTTTATTACcttcaaatgaaaaattaggaataaaaaataatttagttAAATTGTGTGAAGACTTAAAAAATCactttcattattatatatataaaacaaaaaaaataaaaaaagcatTTATAAGCGTTAAAGGATATTATTTGCAAGCTGAAATATTGCAGAAAAAAGTTACTTGGATAGTTCCCCATATTTATACACCTTATTTATCTAAATCAATAGACTTTCGTTTAATAACAACTTTTATTGAATACTATGTTTCCTTATTAAAATTCGTTTTATACAAATTGTATAAATTAGATAATTTACAATATCCACCAGAAGAAAACGAGACTTTAAAAAACGAAAAATTTAAGCATTTAGCTTATGATCCTTATTTTATATCTATATACGAAGCAAAGAAGAATGAtttagaaaagaaaaaagaaaaaaaagataacaAATGTAGTAGAgaaaaacaaagaaaaattaaaaaaaaaggtatatgtgataaagaaaaagaaaatgacaATGCTTTAgttgtaaataaaaagaataaagtaaacagtaaaaaaaatgatgatcACAAagataatgataaaattgTACCAAAGAGCTTACAGAATGATAAGAAAGCTCAGAGTGAGAAAGAAAATAAGAATGagaataatgaaattttaaaaaataacgaagaaaatgaaaataaaaatacaccTGTAAAGCATAACATAAATGATgaagataatataaatgaactttttaaaaattacattttttatattcacaATGATATgccattttatatattatcaattattattttatcatgTGGAGGACAAATATGCtggaaaaatttatattcacCATTTAAGTatgaaagtaaaaaaattactcaTGAAATTGTAGAAGCTCACGAatctattatattaaatgaatttaaataCAAAAGAAACATTATACAACCACAGTATGTTTTTGATTGTTTAAATAGAAGGAAAATTTTACCATGTAGTGATTATTCCATAGATAAAAACCTACCTGTACATTTATCTCCTTTTATTGAAGatgataattataaaaattttgtaaaaaaagaagagtaTACAATAAATAAGATGCTGATTAAAAATGAGggtaatgaagaaaaaaaagattcaaatgaaaatgatgatGATGAAATATTAAACTCGGAAGATGAATTGAATGATGCAATTCTTGAAAATCATAGAAATGTTGCTTTAAATAATCAAATTGAattagaaaatgaagataaagATACAGATgctatcaaaaaaaaaaaagacctaaacatttataatattaaaaatttaaaaaaacaggAAGAATTACAGAGAAACAAAATTgctttaagtaaaaaaaaaagaaagctATATTCAAGAATTGAAAGAGcagaaaaaaaacaaaattcaAAAGTAgagaaatttttaaagaaagcaaaaaataaaaaaggaaaaaataaatag
- the ApiAP2 gene encoding transcription factor with AP2 domain(s), putative — MLELRTSSNTNKKNSKLDEKSKKPVVKGENDNSDDLKNIYNEDSMNKMDNYMNYSEQKTQNYPISRTTTSNVINGGSMESVNDGAFNNSSKSANVSNDYENTKQVNENVHTKVEQGESNEYEKLDDKNRKIIKYKSNDDNETVDFESPKIEFKINEKEHNNENNLENENEKVKESHNEKLNDIKFDLNYKNEDTNVVLKEEAPLSYEMENVYKKNSCPSDCNENNHSDNNNININNSNDNNFLDKICEDEESKEKYDENFINFNNPCGYKEEIKKENPLLKEENETENNINKLNDDINLSDENNENLKNSLIKELLAKNQNKESWNDQNKSFSLIDNILNLKNDERLNNQLNKYLNEEKNNLESNKKANDTLLENSNCDNLNCLISTTNNKESTNKNENLMKLKIICLSYLRILKRLTSLWSETDKAFEYHFVNLLNNVNSNNLDNYLCCFSNIKICFIKNVFLDSFIECIEELEIIKKFKTSEKKEDTGEKGVMDKNEFHKQILEEVENNLTKEIIEEIFQLTLKNPYCNNNYLNNMNSSDGEHNALSIFNESNKNNVCNSSNTIFDLKKGKDYLNCSNRNMCNPLGNCVSTQSNHTCNSHTNHSCGGTYPLNYSNSFPFNCMNNNIGNSTSNINNNKNNLINNTNANSNNNNYNNYSIGSNMCKKKCNYSDENILNKLNVSIDYNSYNDFNNNYIQEAEKVVEKYKNLSKLNSKDSDNMYNSCSHSNLQDINNNNNLNAYLQLKMFISEYENLCKNDKIKLKDLDLSANDLNFLKCLYAHLNSSNILEDKGISDIYNGENDSKESKKNCYENKLKLECSSNNDLNKLIPNYKLNEDENYEDRENYSKYERDQGLLNANDNNLNYLSNSFQNILRKRKIYDNYLSKCNNNSNMNNNSCYDLNYLLYNTNVLKKLKFNLLENKKNGHNNDFRKKDSNDLSVDDNSSHLNSRKSYVYKNNILNNLKNFKDMLNLSQEGINKKGSFKSSEHINPSTLYDFILNTNNSSNARENSLQHNTITNNISSNNSSANNSNNNNSNGININSSYNINNSSIQKKNSYDYNPDYNSKISANGSDLSLNNQENNDGILNNGKVESNINYKNKNDINKNISLNNKNTKNIKNASSSPVSTNYGMGKLKYEMPVGVNPNDDKVKGVYFSKSPRGVGKWNAYFQIANNKRLFTSFSVSKYGYSEARKLSILKRTEWEKEYKHHTDLKNSDSKKGKKKSHVASSNLLRNNVKNISKGNSNNSNSDASLSYTKDNQLKEDCLLYSNDEEGLISNKINTDIPSDANDHQSSNKKINKLNMSNNGYIKVEDNLNFFIECAKNENESFNSVDLLRSSLTNDKNTSKKNSLNYTQNSMSNSFNNVIDNKNSLNSSRILSNSLGLSNKYIRNLHFPTIDSHAVSNFLEAVTDDQKISS, encoded by the exons ATGTTAGAGTTAAGAACTAGTTCAAATACcaataagaaaaatagtAAACTTGATGAAAAAAGTAAGAAACCAGTTGTAAAAGGTGAAAACGATAATTCAGacgatttaaaaaatatatataatgaagatTCTATGAATAAAATGGATAATTATATGAATTACTCAGAACAAAAAACTCAAAATTATCCAATAAGTAGAACAACAACTTCTAACGTAATTAATGGTGGAAGTATGGAGAGTGTAAATGATGGAGCATTTAATAATAGCTCCAAGTCCGCTAATGTTTCGAATGATTATGAAAATACAAAACAAGTAAATGAAAATGTGCATACAAAAGTAGAACAAGGCGAAAGTAATGAATACGAAAAACTGGATgacaaaaatagaaaaataataaaatacaaaagTAATGATGATAATGAAACTGTTGATTTTGAATCTCCAAAAAtagaatttaaaataaatgaaaaggagcataataatgaaaataatttagaaaatgaaaacgAGAAGGTGAAAGAATCtcataatgaaaaattgaaTGACATTAAAtttgatttaaattataaaaatgaagatacaAATGTAGTCTTAAAAGAAGAAGCACCCTTATCATATGAAATGgaaaatgtatataaaaagaatagtTGCCCATCAGAttgtaatgaaaataatcatagtgataataataacattaatattaataatagtaatgatAACAACTTTTTGGATAAAATCTGTGAAGATGAAGAATCAAAAGAAAAGtatgatgaaaattttattaattttaacaaTCCTTGCGGATacaaagaagaaataaaaaaagaaaacccACTActtaaagaagaaaatgaaacggaaaataatataaataagttaaatgatgatataaatttaagtgatgaaaataatgaaaatttaaaaaactcTTTAATAAAGGAACTTTTAGcaaaaaatcaaaataagGAGTCATGGAATGATcaaaataaatcattttctttaattgataatattttaaatttaaaaaatgatgaacGATTAAATAATCAATTAAACAAATATTtgaatgaagaaaaaaataatttagaaagtaataaaaagGCAAATGATACATTATTAGAAAATAGCAATtgtgataatttaaattgtCTCATTTCTActacaaataataaagaatcaactaataaaaatgaaaatttgaTGAAACTGAAAATCATTTGCTTAAGTTATTTAAGAATTTTGAAAAGGCTAACATCCTTATGGAGTGAAACAGATAAAGCATTTGAATATCattttgttaatttattaaataatgtaaattcaaataatttagataattatttatgttGTTTTTCcaacataaaaatatgttttattaaaaatgtatttttggATTCTTTTATAGAATGTATTGAAGaattagaaataataaaaaaatttaaaacatcagaaaaaaaagaagatacaGGTGAAAAAGGAGTAAtggataaaaatgaatttcaTAAACAAATTTTGGAAGAAGtggaaaataatttaacgAAGGAAATTATTGAAGAAATATTTCAGttaacattaaaaaatcCATATTgcaataataattatttaaataatatgaattctTCAGATGGGGAACACAATGCattatctatttttaatgaGTCAAATAAAAACAACGTATGTAACAGTTCAAACACAATTTTTGATttgaaaaaaggaaaagattATTTGAATTGTAGTAACAGAAATATGTGTAATCCATTGGGTAATTGTGTATCAACTCAAAGTAATCACACATGTAATTCTCATACAAATCATTCATGTGGGGGTACATATCCTTTAAATTACTCAAACAGTTTCCCTTTTAATTgtatgaataataatataggTAATTCTACCAGTAAtatcaataataataaaaataatttaataaataataccaatgcaaatagtaataataataattataataattattctaTTGGTTCTAATATgtgcaaaaaaaaatgtaactATTCGgatgaaaatattttgaacAAATTAAATGTAAGTATTGATTATAATTCTTATAATGATTTTAACAATAATTATATTCAAGAAGCAGAAAAAGTAgtagaaaaatataagaatttGAGTAAACTAAATTCAAAAGATAGCGATAATATGTATAACTCGTGCAGTCACTCAAATTTAcaagatataaataataataataatttaaatgctTATTTGCaattaaaaatgtttatttctgaatatgaaaatttatgtaaaaatgataaaataaagttaaaaGATTTGGATTTAAGTGCAAATGACCTTAACTTTTTGAAATGTTTGTATGCCCATTTAAACTCGTCTAATATTCTAGag GATAAAGGTATTAGTGATATATATAACGGTGAAAATGATTCAAAAGAATCGAAGAAAAACTGTTATGAAAATAAGTTGAAGTTGGAATGCTCTAGtaataatgatttaaataaattgatTCCAAATTATAAATTGAATGAAGATGAAAATTATGAAGATAGAGAAAATTATTCTAAATATGAAAGGGATCAAGGATTATTAAATGCAAATGATAAcaatttgaattatttatcGAACAGTTTTCAGaatatattaagaaaaagaaagatatatgataattatttatccaaatgtaataataattcaaatatgaataataactCATGTTATGActtaaattatcttttatacAATACTAAtgttttaaagaaattaaaatttaatttattagaaaataaaaaaaatgggcATAACAAtgattttagaaaaaaagattCTAATGATTTATCGGTAGATGACAATAGTTCACACTTAAATTCAAGAAAATcctatgtatataaaaataatattttaaataatttaaaaaatttcaaagaTATGTTAAATTTATCACAAGAaggtataaataaaaaaggatcATTTAAAAGTTCTGAACATATAAACCCAAGTACATTatatgattttattttaaatactaATAATTCTAGTAATGCACGTGAAAATTCATTACAGCATAATACCATTACAAATAATATAAGCAGTAATAATAGCAGTgctaataatagtaataacaataatagtaatggtattaatataaacagcagttataatataaataacagtagtattcaaaaaaaaaatagttatgATTATAATCCTGATTACAATTCCAAAATTAGTGCAAATGGCTCCGATTTATCCTTAAATAAtcaagaaaataatgatggaatattaaataatggGAAAGTAGAAAGTAacattaattataaaaataagaatgatattaataaaaatatatctctgaataataaaaacaccaaaaacataaaaaatgcTTCTAGTAGTCCAGTATCAACAAATTACGGAATgggaaaattaaaatatgaaatgcCAGTTGGAGTAAATCCGAATGATGATAAAGTAAAAGGagtttatttttcaaaatcaCCAAGAGGAGTAGGTAAATGGAATGCATATTTTCAAATAGCAAATAATAAGAGATTATTTACTAGTTTCAGTGTAAGTAAATATGGATATAGTGAAGCAAGGAAATTATCCATATTAAAAAGAACAGAATGGGAGAAAGAATACAAGCATCATACAGATTTAAAGAATTCTGATtctaaaaaaggaaaaaaaaaaagtcatGTTGCTTCAAGTAATTTGCTTAGgaataatgtaaaaaatatatctaaaGGAAATTCTAATAATTCTAATAGTGATGCATCTTTATCATATACAAAAGATAATCAACTAAAAGAAGACTGTTTATTGTACTCCAATGACGAAGAAGGTTTAAtaagtaataaaataaatactgATATACCGAGTGATGCAAATGATCACCAAtcatctaataaaaaaataaataaattaaatatgagCAATAATGGATATATAAAAGTAgaagataatttaaatttttttattgaatgcgcaaaaaatgaaaatgaatcgTTCAATTCAGTAGATTTATTAAGATCAAGTCTAACTAACGATAAAAATACttccaaaaaaaattccTTAAATTATACGCAAAATTCTATGtctaattcttttaataatgttattgataataaaaattcctTAAATTCGTCGAGGATTTTATCTAATTCCTTAGGtttatcaaataaatatattagaaatTTACATTTTCCAACTATTGATTCTCATGCTGTTAGTAATTTTTTAGAAGCTGTAACAGATGACCAGAAAATATCATcttag